A genomic segment from Capra hircus breed San Clemente chromosome 7, ASM170441v1, whole genome shotgun sequence encodes:
- the STK11 gene encoding serine/threonine-protein kinase STK11 isoform X1, whose translation MEVADPQQLGMFTEGELMSVGMDTFIHRIDSTEVIYQPRRKRAKLIGKYLMGDLLGEGSYGKVKEVLDSETLCRRAVKILKKKKLRRIPNGEANVKKEIQLLRRLRHRNVIQLVDVLYNEEKQKMYMVMEYCVCGMQEMLDSVPEKRFPVCQAHGYFCQLVDGLEYLHSQGIVHKDIKPGNLLLTTGGTLKISDLGVAEALHPFAEDDTCRTSQGSPAFQPPEIANGLDTFSGFKVDIWSAGVTLYNITTGLYPFEGDNIYKLFENIGKGDYTIPGDCGPPLSDLLRGMLEYEPAKRFSIQQIRQHSWFRKKHPPAEQPVPIPPSADCKDRWRGMTVMPYLEDLHGCADDVDDELFDIEDDVIYTQDFTVPGSGGGGWAEYTEPGPSQGCVREWHRRHPAEYQVEGRAPGQRRLQPCPQGLLGQQQDPPAVGLQTAVRVAARSPSPGARPGPAQSSRRQLVCCPLPRKAATAPSVLTAPLEARGSWRAVAGGQQGLGSGPPSVAGGHDLLLTAILC comes from the exons ATGGAGGTGGCGGACCCGCAGCAACTGGGTATGTTTACAGAGGGCGAGCTGATGTCGGTGGGGATGGACACATTCATCCACCGGATCGACTCCACCGAGGTCATCTACCAGCCCCGCCGCAAGCGGGCCAAGCTAATCGGAAAGTACCTGATGGGGGACCTGCTGGGGGAGGGGTCGTACGGCAAGGTGAAGGAGGTGCTGGACTCGGAGACATTGTGCAGAAGAGCCGTCAAAATCCTCAAGAAGAAGAAGTTGCGGAGGATCCCCAACGGGGAGGCCAACGTGAAGAA GGAGATCCAGCTGCTGAGGAGGCTGCGGCACAGAAACGTCATCCAGTTAGTGGATGTGCTGTACAAcgaggagaagcagaagat GTACATGGTGATGGAGTACTgtgtgtgtggcatgcaggagatgctggacaGCGTGCCCGAGAAGCGCTTCCCTGTGTGCCAGGCCCATGG GTACTTCTGCCAGCTGGTGGACGGCCTGGAGTACCTGCACAGCCAGGGCATCGTGCACAAGGACATCAAGCCCGGCAACCTGCTGCTCACCACTGGTGGCACGCTCAAGATCTCTGACCTGGGTGTGGCTGAG GCACTGCACCCGTTTGCCGAGGATGACACGTGCCGGACCAGCCAGGGCTCTCCAGCATTCCAGCCACCTGAGATCGCCAATGGCCTGGACACCTTCTCTGGCTTCAAGGTGGACATCTGGTCAGCGGGAGTCACGCT CTACAACATCACAACAGGCCTGTACCCGTTCGAGGGCGACAACATCTACAAGCTGTTTGAGAACATCGGGAAGGGGGACTACACCATCCCGGGGGACTGTGGGCCCCCACTCTCAGACCTGCTCAGAG GGATGCTGGAGTATGAGCCGGCCAAGCGGTTCTCCATACAGCAGATCCGGCAGCACAG CTGGTTCCGGAAGAAGCACCCACCAGCGGAGCAGCCGGTGCCCATCCCACCCAGTGCGGACTGCAAGGACCGGTGGCGGGGCATGACAGTGATGCCCTACTTGGAGGACCTGCACGGCTGTGCCGACGATGTGGACGACGAGCTCTTCGACATTGAGGACGACGTCATCTACACTCAGGACTTCACAGTGCCCG GTtctggaggaggaggctgggcgGAGTACACAGAACCGGGTCCTTCCCAAGGCTGTGTGCGTGAATGGCACCGACGCCACCCAGCTGAATACCAGGTCGAGGGCAGAGCGCCGGGCCAGCGCCGCCTCCAACCCTGCCCGCAAGGCCTGCTCGGCCAGCAGCAAGATCCGCCGGCTGTCGGCCTGCAAACAGCAGTGAGGGTGGCTGCCCGCAG TCCGTCCCCAGGAGCCCGGCCAGGTCCTGCTCAGTCTTCCCGTCGACAGCTGGTCTGCTGCCCACTGCCCAGGAAGGCTGCCACAGCGCCCTCTGTGCTGACTGCTCCTCTGGAAGCCAGAGGGTCCTGGAGGGCTGTGGCTGGGGGACAGCAGGGACTGGGATCTGGCCCGCCCTCGGTGGCCGGTGGACACGACCTCCTGCTGACTGCAATCCTGTGCTGA
- the STK11 gene encoding serine/threonine-protein kinase STK11 isoform X2, translating into MEVADPQQLGMFTEGELMSVGMDTFIHRIDSTEVIYQPRRKRAKLIGKYLMGDLLGEGSYGKVKEVLDSETLCRRAVKILKKKKLRRIPNGEANVKKEIQLLRRLRHRNVIQLVDVLYNEEKQKMYMVMEYCVCGMQEMLDSVPEKRFPVCQAHGYFCQLVDGLEYLHSQGIVHKDIKPGNLLLTTGGTLKISDLGVAEALHPFAEDDTCRTSQGSPAFQPPEIANGLDTFSGFKVDIWSAGVTLYNITTGLYPFEGDNIYKLFENIGKGDYTIPGDCGPPLSDLLRGMLEYEPAKRFSIQQIRQHSWFRKKHPPAEQPVPIPPSADCKDRWRGMTVMPYLEDLHGCADDVDDELFDIEDDVIYTQDFTVPGSGGGGWAEYTEPGPSQGCVREWHRRHPAEYQVEGRAPGQRRLQPCPQGLLGQQQDPPAVGLQTAVRVAARRI; encoded by the exons ATGGAGGTGGCGGACCCGCAGCAACTGGGTATGTTTACAGAGGGCGAGCTGATGTCGGTGGGGATGGACACATTCATCCACCGGATCGACTCCACCGAGGTCATCTACCAGCCCCGCCGCAAGCGGGCCAAGCTAATCGGAAAGTACCTGATGGGGGACCTGCTGGGGGAGGGGTCGTACGGCAAGGTGAAGGAGGTGCTGGACTCGGAGACATTGTGCAGAAGAGCCGTCAAAATCCTCAAGAAGAAGAAGTTGCGGAGGATCCCCAACGGGGAGGCCAACGTGAAGAA GGAGATCCAGCTGCTGAGGAGGCTGCGGCACAGAAACGTCATCCAGTTAGTGGATGTGCTGTACAAcgaggagaagcagaagat GTACATGGTGATGGAGTACTgtgtgtgtggcatgcaggagatgctggacaGCGTGCCCGAGAAGCGCTTCCCTGTGTGCCAGGCCCATGG GTACTTCTGCCAGCTGGTGGACGGCCTGGAGTACCTGCACAGCCAGGGCATCGTGCACAAGGACATCAAGCCCGGCAACCTGCTGCTCACCACTGGTGGCACGCTCAAGATCTCTGACCTGGGTGTGGCTGAG GCACTGCACCCGTTTGCCGAGGATGACACGTGCCGGACCAGCCAGGGCTCTCCAGCATTCCAGCCACCTGAGATCGCCAATGGCCTGGACACCTTCTCTGGCTTCAAGGTGGACATCTGGTCAGCGGGAGTCACGCT CTACAACATCACAACAGGCCTGTACCCGTTCGAGGGCGACAACATCTACAAGCTGTTTGAGAACATCGGGAAGGGGGACTACACCATCCCGGGGGACTGTGGGCCCCCACTCTCAGACCTGCTCAGAG GGATGCTGGAGTATGAGCCGGCCAAGCGGTTCTCCATACAGCAGATCCGGCAGCACAG CTGGTTCCGGAAGAAGCACCCACCAGCGGAGCAGCCGGTGCCCATCCCACCCAGTGCGGACTGCAAGGACCGGTGGCGGGGCATGACAGTGATGCCCTACTTGGAGGACCTGCACGGCTGTGCCGACGATGTGGACGACGAGCTCTTCGACATTGAGGACGACGTCATCTACACTCAGGACTTCACAGTGCCCG GTtctggaggaggaggctgggcgGAGTACACAGAACCGGGTCCTTCCCAAGGCTGTGTGCGTGAATGGCACCGACGCCACCCAGCTGAATACCAGGTCGAGGGCAGAGCGCCGGGCCAGCGCCGCCTCCAACCCTGCCCGCAAGGCCTGCTCGGCCAGCAGCAAGATCCGCCGGCTGTCGGCCTGCAAACAGCAGTGAGGGTGGCTGCCCGCAG GATATGA
- the STK11 gene encoding serine/threonine-protein kinase STK11 isoform X3 produces the protein MEVADPQQLGMFTEGELMSVGMDTFIHRIDSTEVIYQPRRKRAKLIGKYLMGDLLGEGSYGKVKEVLDSETLCRRAVKILKKKKLRRIPNGEANVKKEIQLLRRLRHRNVIQLVDVLYNEEKQKMYMVMEYCVCGMQEMLDSVPEKRFPVCQAHGYFCQLVDGLEYLHSQGIVHKDIKPGNLLLTTGGTLKISDLGVAEALHPFAEDDTCRTSQGSPAFQPPEIANGLDTFSGFKVDIWSAGVTLYNITTGLYPFEGDNIYKLFENIGKGDYTIPGDCGPPLSDLLRGMLEYEPAKRFSIQQIRQHSWFRKKHPPAEQPVPIPPSADCKDRWRGMTVMPYLEDLHGCADDVDDELFDIEDDVIYTQDFTVPGQVLEEEAGRSTQNRVLPKAVCVNGTDATQLNTRSRAERRASAASNPARKACSASSKIRRLSACKQQ, from the exons ATGGAGGTGGCGGACCCGCAGCAACTGGGTATGTTTACAGAGGGCGAGCTGATGTCGGTGGGGATGGACACATTCATCCACCGGATCGACTCCACCGAGGTCATCTACCAGCCCCGCCGCAAGCGGGCCAAGCTAATCGGAAAGTACCTGATGGGGGACCTGCTGGGGGAGGGGTCGTACGGCAAGGTGAAGGAGGTGCTGGACTCGGAGACATTGTGCAGAAGAGCCGTCAAAATCCTCAAGAAGAAGAAGTTGCGGAGGATCCCCAACGGGGAGGCCAACGTGAAGAA GGAGATCCAGCTGCTGAGGAGGCTGCGGCACAGAAACGTCATCCAGTTAGTGGATGTGCTGTACAAcgaggagaagcagaagat GTACATGGTGATGGAGTACTgtgtgtgtggcatgcaggagatgctggacaGCGTGCCCGAGAAGCGCTTCCCTGTGTGCCAGGCCCATGG GTACTTCTGCCAGCTGGTGGACGGCCTGGAGTACCTGCACAGCCAGGGCATCGTGCACAAGGACATCAAGCCCGGCAACCTGCTGCTCACCACTGGTGGCACGCTCAAGATCTCTGACCTGGGTGTGGCTGAG GCACTGCACCCGTTTGCCGAGGATGACACGTGCCGGACCAGCCAGGGCTCTCCAGCATTCCAGCCACCTGAGATCGCCAATGGCCTGGACACCTTCTCTGGCTTCAAGGTGGACATCTGGTCAGCGGGAGTCACGCT CTACAACATCACAACAGGCCTGTACCCGTTCGAGGGCGACAACATCTACAAGCTGTTTGAGAACATCGGGAAGGGGGACTACACCATCCCGGGGGACTGTGGGCCCCCACTCTCAGACCTGCTCAGAG GGATGCTGGAGTATGAGCCGGCCAAGCGGTTCTCCATACAGCAGATCCGGCAGCACAG CTGGTTCCGGAAGAAGCACCCACCAGCGGAGCAGCCGGTGCCCATCCCACCCAGTGCGGACTGCAAGGACCGGTGGCGGGGCATGACAGTGATGCCCTACTTGGAGGACCTGCACGGCTGTGCCGACGATGTGGACGACGAGCTCTTCGACATTGAGGACGACGTCATCTACACTCAGGACTTCACAGTGCCCG GTCAGGTtctggaggaggaggctgggcgGAGTACACAGAACCGGGTCCTTCCCAAGGCTGTGTGCGTGAATGGCACCGACGCCACCCAGCTGAATACCAGGTCGAGGGCAGAGCGCCGGGCCAGCGCCGCCTCCAACCCTGCCCGCAAGGCCTGCTCGGCCAGCAGCAAGATCCGCCGGCTGTCGGCCTGCAAACAGCAGTGA